TTGATCTAAGATTTCCACACAAGATAGCCATAAATTACATTACATACAGATGCAATCCAGCAATTGTAGAAATAATAATCACAGATCTCCTTGAAGCAAATCAAACTGAACCTTCTAATAAAAAAATGTGTGATAAAGAGATCGACCCAACACCAAATTGAACGTACCGATGGCTAAATAACAATGTATGTACCTTGATCTTTCAAGTGttgatgtacacatctaaacaacagaaaaaaaaaaaagaaaaaaaatctttttttttttataaaagtcaaGATTACTCAAACCCCAACAAGAAAAGCATATTCCCTTCGAAAACTCATCACACAAAGTAGATATACAGgataaaaatttaaaacccaaAAATAACCTTCAGATTAAACAATTGCAATCGAATCGGAAACAAAAGGAGCAGATCGGTACAAAATGACGGATACCCAAACTAACCCTAATTCAAGATTCAGCCAAATCAAGAAAAGAAAACAAAACCCATTACAAATACGGAAAAAATATAAGAAATTTACCTTACACAAAGTCCGAATTCGAATTCAACAACAAAACCCCAATTCCAATTGATCCACTCTCCCCCTATCTCTGTGTTGATTTATGGAATGTGTGTGATTTGGgggaaataaaaaagaatgggggATGGATGGATTGATGGAAGATATGGGATCGGTTGGGGGAATATGCGCAGAGGGGGAGGGGGAAGAAGGGTGAAAAGGGTATTTCACACGTTGGTTGGTTGAATAGACGAGAAAACAACGAGGGATGATTATCGTACGCAACGTTGAACGAACGGGTGGGTCGGAAATCCGGGTGGACACGTAAATGGGATCTGTGGATTTGGCACGTGGATAGGGTTTGGATTCAACACCTCACAagtgttttaagttttaacccCTGACGATGTTGTTTGATACTTTCTGCCCAAGTAGTTGTTACGTAGAGTGTTTGGACATTGGAATGTTTGGTTGTGGGTTTTGGATTCGATAACCGACTAGGATGTTATTAAGTAGGGAAAATTGCCAAAATGCATGACAACAACAAAGTTGTCTTTTAAGAGCATGTGTCAAGTCAAGACATTacttgcatatatatatatatatatatatatatatatgtgtgtgcttATATGTATTTATGGGCATTGTGTTGTGCGTATCTTATATGCCTATGCGTCGAAATCAATTTACTTTGTGTGTCGTGTTTACTGCATATCTTACGCACGTATGCGCCGAATTTAGCCTACTTTGTGCGTTGTGTTTGTGCATATTTACATACTTATGTGCCGAATTTAGCCTCTGCTTTTATGTTATTtcataaaaacatttttaatcgAGACGTCAAACAAAAGTTAACTACAAAATAAACAATAACATGCTTTGTTtatgttgttatccttttaagtTATTTGAATATATTTTGGAAAACCTAAGTAGAAAAATGATACATGATGaaatgttttataaaaacattttataCGAAAAAGTTAAGTACAAAATAAACAAAAGATAACATGCTTTGTgaatttataaatatattttttttttttgtaaaacattttatataagataaaaaaataaaaaaaattctttaaTGATTAATTTCGTGAATGTAAAATTTGTATaaataaaaatatgtagtaacaaTTGGAAAAGACAAATTTGATTTAAATAATCCGAACTAGTCCGTTTTGACCAATAATAATCGTAACTCAGTTATTTACCCACAGTGGTCCGAACTTTTccattttgtttgtaaaatagtTCGCCATTAAAAAAcataacggagttaagtttttttccaaattacaaacaattTTTTCAGGTTTTTTATCAAACAAGGATACGAGCTAATTGATGtaaaaacttacctcgaaacacTTTTTTAAACGACCTTCCATTGGACAGGAAGTATGGCGCAAAATAGATAGATGTTTGCCTATGTGGCACAATCCATGTGTCAACATTTCATTAGTTTCTTTTTCAACTTTGATTAAAGGAAAAAGTCCAATTAAAAAACTTAAAAAAGCCAAAGGCCATTTTGACTTTCTGTTGGTCAACTAATGTGATTTTCCACTCTTTTTCCCATTGAGTATTTCTAAAGTAAAACTAAGGCTATGGGGTGTGGGGGTCATGGATTAGAACATTATTTCCACATAGGATCATTAATTAAATGGTATACCATCCCCCTCCTTGATTGATGGTGGTTCTCATGGATTAAACCACGATTACCACAACCCTCATATTTGATAATTTTAAGacaaaaacaaattaacaaaaataaaggggatagtggtttgggtcatgaccacacccttagggtagtggttttgaataATGGATTAAAGATAGATGATGTGGTGCATATGTgaagggtcatggtggtcatgagggtcatgaccacaccctatagcctaaggaTGAGTATTTTTAAAGTAAAACTAAGAATACATGTTGACAATCTTACAATTAAACCCTTATTTAATTGTTTTCAATGCAATTTAGTTGTTATCGTCTTACCGATATGAATTAACTTTAATGGGCCAAGTTGATTTGGGCTGAAATCTATTAGGACAAGCCAATAtaagggtaagttaagagctttAGATGCATTAACAGGATTTTAAGAAGGAATTCACATCATTACTTACGTCTTTGCAGTTGCACGCTTGAAAATTACAGGTACAATACCCTCTGGTTTACACAGCAACAGTTAACTAATAAATGAATCACAAAACTGCCCATAAACACACCTAAAAAACACGAGATATGTCCAATTTCACACACCAAGCTTCCAAATCGGGAAATATCTAATTGTATGAAGAATGCAGCCATCTATAAACTCTGCTTATGCAGCAATTGGTGAATCCTGCAAACAAAAATTTATTTGCAAATTCAGTTTGTTAGCCATTTAACTACTAAGCGCAATATCTTGTCTTAAATAAAAAGCTGAAATAACTAATTTATTTAGTTTTTTGAAGgaatcaaaataaaatattcacAAAAACATACCTTAGCAGTTAAATTTGAGACTGCCAAATTCCATTTTTGTCGGGTTTTTGTTCCTGCAACTTGCCCAGCCTTCGCCACTTTACCAAACGCTCCGTTTAACCAAGCTGCTCCAGCAGTTACATACCTAAACATAATTGTAAGAGAGATAAAAAAATATTAACCAAATTTGTTAAATACTATATCGTCATTTATTAGCAATGATAATGATGCTCAAACTTAGATAACTTGGGTCACAAGAACGTAAAGCCAAAGGCCAAACCTGCTTGATTTGACAGCCGATCCTGTGTCATTAAGTTTCCTCTCGGCTGCCATTAATGCAGCCATTGTTTTGTCTGAAACTTGAAGCTTTTGATCGACGGATTTCACTTTTTCATTTACAACTGCGACGCTGACGTTAAATTTCTCTGAAAGTCTTACTCTTTTCTCAAAAGAATTAACTCTAGCAGACGCATTGGCTCTCAATTGATGCTTCTCATCAAATGCTTTAGCTTTGTTCACGGCATCTTGCCTAATTGCTGAACCTTTTGCCAGAACACTTGAAACGACGTCTTGTGCTTTACTAATGTACACGTTTCCACTACGAGGAGAACTACTGTTGGACTGTTTAACACATTATTAAAAGTCAATGTAAACGTAATATCATTTGTataagaaaaaacaaaaacagaattgtAAGTTATATTGTTATAAGCTATTACCTCTGCAGCAGATGGTGAAGAGTTTTCTGGGGACATTCTTACAGCATTATCTACTTCACGAACTTCCTGCAAGAAGTGACGTGACGACATAAGTTCAAACACACTAAAAGACAAATAATCAAGATATATTTCTATGCCGGTAATAACTATACCTGCAACTCAGGTTTCGGTACATAATTTTCTGCAGGAGTGATGCTAACAATCTGATCCACGATGGTTGCTCCCTGTAAAAACGTACACAGAATATATATAATTTCCAGTTTTCATAAAATATATGTTATACATCTTTGTGGTTATTATTTCAATTCTCAGATTCTATATATATcaatataataatacttatgctTGGTCACTTTAAGGAAGCAAAACCAAATACGATGTATTCATATAGTAAAGAAAGTGGACCCAGTCAGAGAACACTTCAGAATTGCAAGATATTGTGCAATGGTGAGTTGGTGGCTGCAATTTGCAATCTAATCTTCATAATATTGATATGGTGTTGGAGTTGCTAGAAATTAAAAtgactttttttttctttatagtTTGATGGCATAAAGTGAACCTTTGCATAATAAAATCAATATCTGTTACTGTTATTTAGCCTATTTACAAATTACAATTAAAATAATCAATATTACAACTTTACTTTTGGATGATTAAGATGCAACCACGTCATGCACCTTTAAAAattctttataaaaaaaagaagaaagcAAAAATTGTGCACCATATTATAGCGGATAGCATAAGCAGAGTAACTATATTACTTAAAATCTCTCAAATTATAGTGGATAGCATAAGCAGAGCAGAGTAACTACATTACTTTAACTCTCTCAGACACGGTAATAGAATATAGAACGATATTGAATTATTACAAAAGTACAAAACATTTCTTTGGTGATAAGAGATATACCCGATACAGTTCCACTAAAATCCAACTGCTCGAAGTTGGCTAAGCATTGGTTTACCATTAGTCCATTTCCATAAAGTGTTTTAATTAATAACAAACCAACTAAATAGTGGTAATAGTGGACCCAAGATGTGCTCATGTGCATAGACAATGATGATTAATACCTAATAAAAAATTCAGGGTTTATCCAGCATAAAGACAAACAAAGGCTGATCaactaaaaactaaaaaaaagttgCCAATACTAATTATCCTTTTGTTGGAATTTTGCTCTTGTATTTCAAAGTATGACCCAAGAGTCTGCGCTGGACAAAGTGGAATGAAATATGCAGCCACAAATCTGTGGTCATAGTTTGTTGACTTGAGTGGTTGCAGATTGCTAAAAACTGTTGGAAGATAGAACTTTTTTTGTGTAAATAAAATATTTGcataaatacatatataactcAATAAAGAAATTTCAATACATAATCATAGAATTGTAAGTTGTAACAATATTTGGTATCATTTGAAATTCCAATAAAGATTTTGATGACAAGAAATTTACCCTTGACTAGAAATTAATTAACATAATGACTCACTGCAGCCTAAATTTGTTGAATATTTTTAACCTTAGTTCGATACAAAATAACATAATGACTCTCCATGCACTCCTAAAATCAGATGGGTAATTCCTTGACGTAAAAATCGCCCAGTTGCAGGAAATCTTAAATCGGACtctttgattaaaaaaaaaaaaaaaaaaaaaaaaccttagaAAAACAGAGAAGTAAAAGTATTAATGAAAGGAGTACCCCTTATGTTCCGCATAGTTCATCCTACTTTTACTTAATGATCAAACAAAGTATTCCAATTATGaaattagtaataatatattaacatACCTATTCAAGGTtccaataaataaatattataaataCTAAGAATAATAAGTGTCAGACCCCAAAAATAGAATAATAACTAATTAACTATAAAATTAGTAAATACAAATTTCATATTCAGAGACTCAAGTAGCATACATAATTAACACAATCATCACATCACACAGGCATCATACAGAATGTCTACTTCAATAAAAGATGAAAGAAGAATAACTAAATTAAGAGATTACCGATAACAATAACGCAATTTCAAGAGCTTTTGGATCTTTAAACATGACAAATGCAGTCTTATGTTGTTCCGAATCACTGAAACCCTCAAgaacaatcaaaatcaatcaaacaCGCATAACAACGGTAAAAAAGTTAAATCAACTCAAACTTGAAACATAATTTACTCACCGACAGATTTCAACTTGCTCGATATCACCAGAAAAGGAGAAAAACTCGTGAATTTCTCTCTCGGTTGCTAGATCTGAAAGATGTCCTACTTGTACCGTTCTCGTCTGCAACAAGTTTTAATCAAAAACATAAATTATAGAGAATCAAATTCTAATTTGATATATGAATTGAAAAGTTGTTAAAAACTCACCTGCATTTCAATTGCGAAGCACAATACGCGATTTAGGTCTGTGTGCGAAAAGGTTTACGAATTCGTATGCAATTtcaggtttagagagagaaagataaagagaaagagagagagtaaTTACGCAATTAACAGATAAGTGGTGCCATTATATTTCGTCCCTTTTTCCCCAaaatttattattaataataatttagGGTTTTTCAAACTTTGAAGGCACCAAAGATTCTTGCTGATGTGTTGTTTTAGCTTAACTACGAGGCCCCTATTCTTTTCCTATCTTGCAATAAGCtctcttgttttttttttattttcgctATTCTTTTTTCTATCTTGCAATAATGTCACGGGGTTACTTTTCGACCCCCGTGTGGCGTCCCAAGTCCCTGGGGACAAGCCAATCCATCCTACTTCTTTGTGTGGGTTACTGGTTTCATCCTGCCTTGAACTCATCAGGAGAGCGGCGCCAGCTCTCGACCAGTGGTGCGTTCGTCGTTTGCACGACTAGGCACGTACACCTCTTCATTGACATTGACTCCGTCCCCCGATAAAGTCCAAGATTAGCCAGTAACCTAAGCGTTCAAACACAACCCACAGCATTGCGAACTTCAAATATTTGGCCCGTGACACTAAGCTGacttgtatttatttattttttttcggTAGCATGAAAAAAATGTTTATTTTGCAGTATCACTGAACGCGATTTCAGATTTTCATGGATGATGAAGAATTGCTTGAAAATAATCGTTAGTAGGAAGTGATTTTCAGTAGTAAGTTACCACCGTTTATTAGTGGTAACTAAGATTAGTTATAACTTTTTGAGGACTTCAAATGTATATAACCGATATCTACCAGTTGTTATAATTCTGATTTATTGTTTCACAAAAAAGTTGCAACTTTTCATGACTTTCATCCGATCATTCTAGTGGTTCAACCCAAATATCTTAATTTGTTCAAAACCCAATATTagaagtttgttttcacatagaATTAATTCTCATtctttgcaaaaaaaaaataataaataaataattgtcTTAA
Above is a window of Helianthus annuus cultivar XRQ/B chromosome 14, HanXRQr2.0-SUNRISE, whole genome shotgun sequence DNA encoding:
- the LOC110904335 gene encoding binding partner of ACD11 1; translation: MQTRTVQVGHLSDLATEREIHEFFSFSGDIEQVEICRDSEQHKTAFVMFKDPKALEIALLLSGATIVDQIVSITPAENYVPKPELQEVREVDNAVRMSPENSSPSAAESNSSSPRSGNVYISKAQDVVSSVLAKGSAIRQDAVNKAKAFDEKHQLRANASARVNSFEKRVRLSEKFNVSVAVVNEKVKSVDQKLQVSDKTMAALMAAERKLNDTGSAVKSSRYVTAGAAWLNGAFGKVAKAGQVAGTKTRQKWNLAVSNLTAKDSPIAA